The following proteins are encoded in a genomic region of Arcobacter cloacae:
- a CDS encoding M16 family metallopeptidase, protein MKIKYFFLLIIAILQGSLMGATIKHVDVKGISIPIIFEEQRSLPILNLQLVFKNSGYIQDEDKSGLASLSSKLLNEGTKELGATKFAEQLDENAITINSSNGFETFVIEVSSLKDKSSKAINLLNDLLKSPNLTQNSLDKLKTIQIGALKRKENDFDYVSSNQLKSILFKNTALENPASGTVETISKIQLNDIETFLDKTLSLQNLIIVAGGDFSLEEFENLIRPILENIKSSKEIEDKKIEFTSKKEKKTLLKETEQAYIYFGSSFNIDSKDEENYKAKVASFILGGSGFGSRLMEEIRVKRGLAYSAYGSISINKSHTYFSGYLQTKNENSDEAIKLVEEIIEDFVKNGVTQEELDAAKNFLTGSEPLRSETLSQRLNRAFTLYYRGLEPDYAKKELDKIQNLEIKDLNEYIKSHNEINNLTFSIVRK, encoded by the coding sequence ATGAAAATAAAATATTTTTTCTTACTTATAATAGCAATTTTACAAGGGAGTTTAATGGGTGCTACAATAAAGCATGTAGATGTAAAAGGTATTTCAATACCTATAATTTTTGAAGAACAAAGAAGTTTACCAATTTTGAATTTACAATTAGTTTTTAAAAATTCTGGTTATATTCAAGATGAAGATAAAAGTGGTTTAGCAAGTTTATCTTCAAAACTTTTAAATGAAGGAACAAAAGAGTTAGGAGCAACAAAATTTGCAGAACAACTTGATGAAAATGCAATTACAATAAATAGTTCAAATGGTTTTGAAACTTTTGTAATTGAAGTTTCAAGTTTAAAAGACAAATCTTCAAAAGCTATAAATTTATTAAATGATTTATTAAAATCACCAAATCTAACACAAAATAGTTTAGATAAACTAAAAACAATACAAATTGGTGCTTTAAAAAGAAAAGAAAATGATTTTGATTATGTTTCAAGTAATCAATTAAAATCTATTTTATTTAAAAATACTGCTTTAGAAAATCCAGCTTCTGGAACGGTTGAAACTATTTCAAAAATTCAACTAAATGATATTGAAACTTTTTTAGATAAAACTTTATCTTTACAAAATTTAATTATCGTTGCAGGTGGAGATTTTTCTTTAGAAGAGTTTGAAAATTTAATAAGACCTATTTTAGAAAATATAAAATCATCAAAAGAGATTGAAGATAAAAAAATAGAATTCACTTCTAAAAAAGAGAAAAAAACACTATTAAAAGAGACGGAACAAGCTTATATATATTTTGGAAGTTCTTTTAACATTGATTCAAAAGATGAAGAAAATTATAAAGCAAAAGTTGCTTCATTTATTTTGGGTGGCTCTGGTTTTGGTTCAAGATTAATGGAAGAGATTAGAGTAAAAAGAGGATTAGCATATAGTGCTTATGGTTCAATCTCTATTAATAAATCACACACTTATTTTAGTGGTTATTTACAAACTAAAAATGAAAATTCAGATGAAGCTATTAAATTAGTTGAAGAAATAATTGAAGATTTCGTAAAAAATGGCGTAACACAAGAAGAACTAGATGCTGCTAAAAACTTTTTAACAGGAAGTGAACCATTAAGAAGTGAAACTCTATCTCAAAGATTAAATAGAGCTTTCACTTTATACTACAGAGGTTTAGAACCTGATTATGCAAAAAAAGAGTTAGATAAAATTCAAAATTTAGAGATTAAAGATTTAAATGAATATATTAAATCACATAATGAAATAAATAATTTAACATTCTCAATAGTAAGGAAATAA
- a CDS encoding RNA pyrophosphohydrolase, whose product MTDKKQNTINNVKKKFRPNVAAIVLSAKYPHKCEIFIASRTDVENAWQFPQGGIDDGESSKEALFRELEEEIGTRDVEIIAEYPSWVSYEFPPAIAKRMYPYDGQRQKYYLVKLKKGAKININTEIPEFSEYKFVPTKNIYEYITFFKRTVYKQVLKYFKNEGYI is encoded by the coding sequence ATGACTGATAAAAAACAAAATACAATTAATAACGTAAAGAAAAAATTTAGACCTAATGTTGCCGCAATTGTACTATCAGCAAAATATCCTCATAAGTGCGAAATATTTATTGCCTCAAGAACTGATGTTGAAAATGCTTGGCAATTCCCTCAAGGTGGAATTGACGATGGAGAGTCTTCAAAAGAAGCATTATTTAGAGAATTAGAAGAGGAAATTGGAACTAGAGATGTGGAAATAATTGCCGAATACCCAAGTTGGGTTTCATATGAATTTCCTCCTGCAATTGCAAAAAGGATGTATCCTTATGATGGGCAAAGACAAAAATATTATCTAGTAAAATTAAAAAAAGGCGCTAAAATAAATATAAATACAGAGATTCCTGAATTTAGCGAGTATAAGTTTGTGCCTACTAAAAATATTTATGAATATATAACTTTTTTTAAAAGGACTGTTTACAAGCAGGTTTTAAAATATTTTAAAAATGAAGGTTATATTTAA
- the bamA gene encoding outer membrane protein assembly factor BamA has product MKIRIVVKNKVVLLSLACATALSANTIKSIEYKDVNKISPQILNETLNMNVGDKLDENKLNDAVLSFYKYGYFEDIQVVNNDGNLKLIFKEKPSIANIDIKGYKSRAEDIETIKTVLKLKKGSMYTEKRVKEAKDKLLSMLESEGYINSVVETEIEKINEQSLKLTFNVNKGDEIVIKKANYHGANNLDQDDFDLVTANKEKEFASWWFGQNDGEVKIDQLKYDARRINDLYFEKGYLDAQVKEPFLDIDFASNQAKLDFFISEGEKYTTTGIKIYLDSSIVDPETIYPELKLIIGNTFNIKKLRADQDYIKTQVANQGYAFADVRFDLNKNEENKTVDVVYNVIPGKKVYINDVKISGNTRTLDRVIRRDVYLAPGDLYNLTDFKDSTNKLKRSRFFEDVQIEEKRVSDDKMDIVVKVTEAPTGSLMLGGGYGSYDKFMVNGSISDVNIFGSGLALGLSADLSARSNRFELSLKNPAINDSDYNGEVEVHSTESEIYRDKYDSTIETQGFSVALGKQIYRNLYAGARYRLDFVSENYDYQDISTITNPYVSQDYVSSSITPYLNFDNTDDYYFPREGYRAGISAEYAGVGGDSKYVKPSAYIKYFYSLEDLTELDWVLRLKSQMRVLIDNGQINQGDSLYLGGPKTLRGYKSYAFPQNTSGEKDDPYTKMWANSAEMSFPLIPSAKMRWGIFYDYGMIGQNSFNEIERSGAGALLEWISPMGPLQLIFSRALDAESTDDTSSFEFSLGASF; this is encoded by the coding sequence ATGAAAATAAGGATAGTTGTGAAAAATAAAGTCGTACTATTATCTTTGGCTTGTGCTACTGCACTAAGTGCAAATACAATAAAATCTATAGAATATAAAGATGTAAATAAAATTTCCCCTCAAATTCTAAATGAAACTTTAAATATGAATGTTGGTGATAAACTTGATGAAAATAAATTAAATGATGCTGTATTAAGTTTTTATAAATATGGTTATTTTGAAGATATTCAAGTTGTTAATAATGATGGTAATTTAAAATTAATATTTAAAGAAAAACCTTCAATTGCAAATATTGATATAAAAGGTTATAAATCAAGAGCAGAAGATATAGAAACTATAAAAACAGTTCTAAAACTAAAAAAAGGTTCTATGTATACTGAAAAAAGAGTAAAAGAAGCAAAAGATAAACTTCTTAGTATGCTTGAAAGTGAAGGTTATATAAATTCTGTAGTTGAAACTGAAATTGAAAAAATTAATGAACAATCATTAAAACTTACATTTAATGTAAATAAAGGTGATGAAATTGTTATAAAAAAAGCAAATTATCATGGTGCAAATAATTTAGATCAAGACGATTTTGACTTAGTAACAGCAAATAAAGAAAAAGAGTTTGCTTCTTGGTGGTTTGGACAAAATGATGGAGAAGTTAAAATTGACCAATTAAAATATGATGCAAGAAGAATTAATGATTTATATTTTGAAAAAGGTTATTTAGATGCTCAAGTTAAAGAACCTTTTTTAGATATTGATTTTGCTTCTAATCAAGCAAAATTAGATTTTTTTATCTCTGAAGGTGAAAAATATACAACAACTGGAATTAAAATATATTTAGATTCTTCTATTGTTGATCCTGAAACAATCTATCCTGAATTAAAACTAATAATTGGAAATACATTTAATATTAAAAAATTAAGAGCTGACCAAGATTATATAAAGACTCAAGTTGCTAATCAAGGATATGCATTTGCAGATGTAAGATTTGATTTAAACAAAAATGAAGAAAACAAAACAGTTGATGTTGTTTATAATGTAATACCTGGTAAAAAAGTTTATATTAATGATGTAAAAATTTCAGGTAATACTAGAACTTTAGATAGAGTAATAAGAAGAGATGTATATTTAGCTCCTGGAGATTTATATAATCTTACAGATTTTAAAGATTCAACAAATAAATTAAAAAGATCACGATTCTTTGAAGATGTTCAAATTGAAGAGAAAAGAGTTAGTGATGATAAGATGGATATTGTTGTAAAAGTAACAGAAGCTCCAACGGGTTCTTTAATGCTAGGAGGGGGATATGGTTCTTATGATAAATTTATGGTTAATGGATCAATTAGTGATGTAAATATTTTTGGTTCAGGTTTAGCTCTTGGATTAAGTGCTGATTTATCTGCTAGATCAAATAGATTTGAATTAAGCTTAAAAAATCCAGCGATTAATGATAGTGATTATAATGGAGAAGTTGAAGTTCATAGTACAGAATCAGAAATTTATAGAGATAAATATGATTCAACTATTGAAACACAAGGTTTCTCTGTGGCATTAGGAAAACAAATCTATAGAAACTTATATGCAGGTGCTAGATATAGACTTGATTTTGTAAGTGAAAATTATGATTATCAAGATATTTCAACAATTACCAATCCTTATGTATCACAAGATTATGTATCAAGTTCAATAACACCTTATTTAAACTTTGATAACACTGATGATTATTATTTTCCAAGAGAAGGTTATAGAGCTGGTATTTCAGCTGAATATGCAGGAGTTGGTGGAGATTCAAAATATGTAAAACCTAGTGCTTATATAAAATATTTTTACTCTTTAGAAGATTTAACAGAACTTGATTGGGTTTTAAGATTAAAATCACAAATGAGAGTTTTAATTGATAATGGACAAATAAATCAAGGAGACTCTTTATATCTTGGAGGACCAAAAACTTTAAGAGGATATAAATCTTATGCTTTCCCTCAAAATACATCAGGAGAAAAAGATGACCCTTATACAAAAATGTGGGCAAATTCAGCAGAGATGAGTTTTCCTTTAATTCCAAGTGCAAAAATGAGATGGGGAATATTCTATGATTATGGAATGATTGGACAAAATTCATTTAATGAAATAGAACGTTCAGGAGCTGGTGCATTACTAGAGTGGATTTCACCTATGGGACCTTTACAATTAATCTTCTCAAGAGCATTAGATGCTGAATCAACAGATGATACATCTTCATTTGAATTCTCATTGGGAGCTAGTTTTTAA
- the hemW gene encoding radical SAM family heme chaperone HemW, protein MLLYIHIPFCDSKCFYCAFNSYTDKFQLKYEYMKALKKQLKHNLDNYVLKRDKKIETVFIGGGTPSTIKASEYEEIFEIIKPHLKNDVEITTEANPNSASYEWLQSMKNLGVNRVSFGVQSFDNDKLKFLGRSHNSNSAIKAIQNAKEIGFKGINCDIIYGVQNDTMESMKKDFNMAFSLPITHLSAYSLTIEEGTKFFLQESAKHKDRSSVKIDDEELSYEIFDYINNNGFHQYEISNFARNKESESKHNYGYWQHKEYLGVGAGAVGYINKQREYPHKNLEEYIKNPLFTQIEKIDDEDIKTEKVLLGLRCSNGVDLELFDEKEMQKINELIKYNKVYLENKKLYNTNFLLADELALYILD, encoded by the coding sequence TTGCTTTTATATATACACATACCCTTTTGCGACAGTAAATGTTTTTACTGCGCTTTTAACTCATATACCGACAAATTTCAACTCAAATATGAATATATGAAGGCCTTAAAAAAACAACTAAAACATAATTTAGATAATTATGTTTTAAAAAGAGATAAAAAAATTGAAACAGTTTTTATAGGTGGAGGAACACCTTCTACTATAAAAGCTAGTGAATATGAAGAAATTTTTGAAATAATTAAACCACATCTAAAAAATGATGTTGAGATTACAACGGAAGCAAATCCTAATTCTGCTTCTTATGAATGGCTTCAAAGTATGAAAAATTTAGGAGTGAATCGTGTTAGTTTTGGAGTACAAAGTTTTGATAATGATAAACTAAAATTCTTAGGTCGGTCACATAATAGTAATAGTGCTATAAAAGCTATACAAAATGCCAAAGAAATAGGATTTAAAGGGATTAATTGCGATATTATTTATGGTGTACAAAATGATACAATGGAAAGTATGAAAAAGGATTTTAATATGGCTTTTTCTCTTCCTATCACACATTTAAGTGCATACTCTTTAACAATAGAAGAAGGAACAAAATTCTTTCTCCAAGAGAGTGCAAAGCACAAGGATAGAAGTAGTGTAAAAATTGATGATGAAGAGTTATCTTATGAAATTTTTGATTATATAAATAACAATGGTTTTCATCAATATGAGATTTCAAATTTTGCAAGAAATAAAGAATCTGAATCGAAACACAACTATGGATATTGGCAACATAAAGAGTATTTAGGAGTTGGAGCTGGAGCTGTTGGATATATAAATAAACAAAGGGAATATCCACACAAAAATTTGGAAGAGTATATAAAAAATCCTTTATTTACTCAAATTGAGAAGATTGATGATGAAGATATTAAAACAGAAAAAGTTTTATTAGGGCTTCGATGTTCAAATGGTGTAGATTTAGAACTTTTTGATGAAAAAGAGATGCAAAAAATTAATGAACTGATAAAATATAACAAAGTCTATTTAGAAAATAAAAAACTTTACAATACAAATTTTTTATTAGCAGATGAATTAGCTTTATATATTTTGGATTAA
- a CDS encoding DNA polymerase III subunit delta', with translation MLDLIENSSILIVNDIESTLEELLPKYPLHSTRIIKNEEKDEFLIAQATQAIKEAYIATNSKKYLFLCGTTFRKEAQNSLLKVLEEPPRNIVFIIITNSKTAILPTIYSRLPYKYLKKSVVKNEIPLNISKLDLKDIYNFLKDNQKISKNEAKDIVEAILLKVNSQKIKLSQKELDFFSKSIKLLELNSRPINVLTTLLLSIANQKNKH, from the coding sequence ATGTTAGATTTAATTGAAAATTCTTCTATTTTAATAGTAAACGATATTGAATCGACTCTTGAAGAGTTGCTTCCTAAATATCCACTTCATTCAACGAGAATTATTAAAAATGAAGAAAAAGATGAGTTTTTAATAGCTCAGGCAACACAAGCAATAAAAGAGGCATATATTGCTACAAATTCAAAAAAATATCTTTTTTTATGTGGAACAACTTTTAGAAAAGAGGCTCAAAACTCTTTATTAAAAGTGTTAGAAGAACCTCCAAGAAATATAGTTTTTATAATTATTACCAATTCAAAAACAGCAATTTTACCAACTATTTATTCTAGATTACCATATAAATATCTAAAAAAATCTGTTGTAAAAAATGAAATTCCATTAAATATAAGTAAATTAGATTTAAAAGATATTTATAATTTTTTAAAAGATAATCAAAAAATTTCTAAGAATGAAGCTAAAGATATAGTTGAAGCTATTTTATTGAAAGTTAATTCACAAAAAATTAAATTATCTCAAAAAGAACTTGATTTTTTCTCAAAATCTATAAAATTATTGGAATTAAATTCAAGACCAATAAATGTACTAACTACCCTACTTTTATCAATAGCTAATCAAAAAAATAAACACTAA
- the folP gene encoding dihydropteroate synthase — MKTYKISLNDTKKFYKNLGCDDGGISILSKKSKTHTLYIKDLHVGAANILKQDALSIGADLAVPSGVIIAKDKYVDAVLIGTTKHFETLSRKELAQPFGLKELAKSLKDYVKEQNYPTKIMGVLNANEDSFFKNSRFDNSQACQKIEKMIKDGADIIDIGAVSSRPGSIAVEPKIELERLKGIVDTIYSNKYYEKVDFSIDSYEPLVIDYVLNHGFKIVNDITGLQNDEVCRLTAKYNASAVIMHMQNNPQNMQENPNYENVILEIDDFFKQRIEKAKSFGIENLILDVGIGFGKDLEHNLNLLKNLEHFKHFGYELLIGASRKSMINQIVESSIEDRLAGTLAIHLESIKNGASIIRCHDVKEHYQAIKVFEAINNIN, encoded by the coding sequence ATGAAAACATATAAAATATCATTAAATGATACAAAGAAATTTTATAAAAATTTAGGTTGTGATGATGGTGGAATTTCGATTCTTTCTAAAAAATCAAAGACTCACACTTTGTATATAAAAGATTTACATGTGGGAGCTGCAAATATATTAAAGCAAGATGCCTTATCTATTGGTGCTGATTTAGCAGTTCCAAGTGGTGTGATAATTGCAAAAGATAAATATGTAGATGCTGTTTTAATAGGTACTACTAAACATTTTGAAACTCTTTCAAGAAAAGAGTTAGCACAGCCTTTTGGTTTAAAAGAGTTAGCAAAATCATTAAAAGATTATGTAAAAGAACAGAATTATCCCACAAAAATAATGGGTGTTTTGAATGCAAATGAAGACTCATTTTTTAAAAATAGTAGATTTGATAACTCACAAGCTTGTCAAAAAATAGAAAAAATGATAAAAGATGGTGCAGATATTATTGACATTGGTGCAGTCTCTTCTCGACCTGGAAGTATTGCAGTTGAACCAAAAATAGAACTTGAGCGATTGAAAGGTATTGTTGATACTATCTATTCAAACAAATATTATGAAAAAGTTGATTTTTCAATAGACTCTTATGAACCTTTGGTAATTGATTATGTTTTAAATCATGGTTTTAAAATTGTAAATGATATTACAGGTTTGCAAAATGATGAAGTTTGTAGATTGACTGCAAAATATAATGCAAGTGCTGTTATTATGCATATGCAAAACAACCCTCAAAACATGCAAGAAAATCCAAATTATGAAAATGTAATTTTAGAAATCGATGATTTTTTCAAACAAAGAATTGAAAAAGCAAAAAGTTTTGGAATAGAAAATTTGATTTTAGATGTTGGAATTGGATTTGGAAAAGATTTAGAACACAATCTAAATTTACTAAAAAATCTTGAGCATTTTAAACATTTTGGATATGAACTTCTAATTGGTGCTAGTAGAAAATCTATGATAAATCAAATCGTAGAGTCTTCAATTGAAGATAGACTTGCTGGAACTTTAGCTATTCATTTAGAATCAATAAAAAATGGAGCTTCAATTATTAGATGTCATGATGTAAAAGAACACTATCAAGCAATTAAAGTTTTTGAAGCAATAAATAATATAAATTAA
- a CDS encoding dehypoxanthine futalosine cyclase translates to MVKRIEVDLKKRLTNEDALDLIKNASLLELGKMASAKKAELHPEKITTFIVDRNINYTNVCWVDCKFCAFFRHGKDEDSYVLKFDEIDEKIEELLAIGGTQILFQGGVHPKLKIDYYEELVNHIHTKYPQITIHGFSAIEIDFIARISKISKLEVLKRLQAKGLSSIPGAGAEILSDRVRDIIAPKKMDTKDWLEIHRLAHSIGMKTTATMMFGTVETDEEIVEHWEHLRKLQDETAGFRAFIMWSFQGKNTKLLEEHPEIKPQSSNRYLRLLAVSRLYLDNFQNMQSSWVTQGSYIGQLALKFGANDLGSTMMEENVVKAAGAANRMNQDEMIRLIKDIGEYPAKRNTAYEILERF, encoded by the coding sequence ATGGTTAAAAGAATTGAAGTTGATTTGAAAAAACGACTTACCAATGAAGATGCATTAGATTTAATAAAAAATGCATCCCTTTTAGAGTTAGGTAAAATGGCAAGTGCTAAAAAAGCTGAACTACATCCTGAAAAAATTACTACATTTATAGTTGATAGAAATATTAATTATACAAATGTTTGTTGGGTTGATTGTAAGTTCTGTGCTTTTTTTAGACATGGAAAAGATGAAGACTCTTATGTTTTAAAATTTGATGAAATTGATGAAAAAATAGAAGAATTATTAGCAATTGGTGGAACACAAATCCTTTTTCAAGGTGGAGTTCATCCAAAGTTGAAAATTGATTATTATGAAGAGTTAGTCAATCATATTCATACAAAATATCCACAAATTACTATTCATGGCTTTTCTGCTATTGAAATAGATTTTATAGCTAGAATCTCAAAAATTTCAAAATTAGAAGTTTTAAAAAGATTACAAGCAAAAGGTTTAAGTTCAATTCCAGGAGCTGGTGCTGAAATTTTATCTGATAGAGTAAGAGATATAATTGCTCCTAAAAAAATGGATACAAAAGATTGGTTAGAAATTCATAGGCTTGCCCATTCAATTGGTATGAAAACAACTGCAACTATGATGTTTGGAACAGTTGAAACAGATGAAGAGATAGTTGAACATTGGGAGCACCTAAGAAAATTACAAGATGAAACAGCTGGATTTAGAGCCTTTATAATGTGGTCTTTTCAAGGTAAAAATACAAAACTACTCGAAGAACATCCTGAAATTAAACCTCAATCATCAAATAGATATTTAAGATTATTAGCTGTTTCAAGATTATATTTAGATAATTTTCAAAATATGCAAAGTTCTTGGGTTACGCAAGGCTCTTATATAGGTCAACTTGCCCTTAAATTTGGTGCAAATGATTTAGGAAGTACTATGATGGAAGAAAATGTAGTAAAAGCAGCAGGCGCTGCTAATAGAATGAATCAAGACGAAATGATAAGATTAATAAAAGATATTGGTGAATATCCAGCAAAAAGAAACACAGCTTATGAGATTTTAGAAAGGTTTTAA
- a CDS encoding HobA family DNA replication regulator yields MQEFLNWTVDTIREDRLISPWLEEKKYEWTPLVSKNINNLLERGFSIIVITDKEREWFLEYILSNINSTKLNRPFLPYYDFKSFYRYIDNVKSDEDISYIKDMLSISFPNGYCFWYIGRSQDVRATIPKVSKHSFLWLFDEEKQDAFNLKSNDEALDMKLLQMFRLYNKSVSASLFAEINVEN; encoded by the coding sequence GTGCAAGAGTTTTTAAATTGGACTGTTGATACAATCAGGGAAGATAGATTAATATCTCCTTGGTTGGAAGAAAAAAAATATGAATGGACTCCACTTGTATCAAAAAATATAAATAACTTATTAGAAAGAGGATTTTCTATAATAGTTATTACAGATAAAGAAAGGGAGTGGTTTTTAGAGTATATTTTATCAAATATAAATTCTACAAAATTAAATAGACCATTTTTACCATATTATGATTTTAAATCATTTTATAGATATATTGACAATGTAAAATCTGATGAAGATATCTCTTATATAAAAGATATGTTAAGTATATCTTTTCCAAATGGTTACTGTTTTTGGTATATTGGAAGAAGTCAAGATGTAAGAGCAACTATTCCAAAAGTATCTAAACACTCTTTTTTATGGTTATTTGATGAAGAAAAACAAGATGCTTTTAATCTAAAATCTAATGATGAAGCTTTAGATATGAAGCTTTTACAAATGTTTAGACTTTATAATAAATCTGTGAGTGCTTCTTTATTTGCTGAAATAAATGTGGAAAACTGA
- a CDS encoding prephenate dehydrogenase — MNIGIIGLGLMGGSLAKAVKRYSIAKKVYGFTNSEKNKKDILDLNLVDELVDLETLKKVSDVIILAIPVDAIIGMFPNFLDIDENTTIIDMGSTKEYIVKSIPTKIRKNFIAAHPMTGTEKSGPKAAIDDLYEGKTVVFCDLEDNGNVHVNRAFRIFQEIGMRIVVMDSDQHDIHACYISHLPHIISFSLANTVMGHEDPKSIIALAAGGFKDMSRIAKSSPRMWSDIFKQNRKNLLASIDLFEEHLQTARKMVEEENYEALEEWMKKANTLHEIL, encoded by the coding sequence TTGAATATTGGAATTATTGGTTTAGGACTTATGGGAGGTTCTTTAGCAAAAGCTGTTAAAAGATATAGTATTGCAAAAAAAGTTTATGGTTTTACAAATAGTGAAAAAAATAAAAAAGATATTTTAGATTTAAATTTAGTAGATGAACTTGTAGATTTAGAAACTTTAAAAAAAGTTTCAGATGTTATTATTTTAGCTATTCCTGTTGATGCAATAATTGGTATGTTTCCAAATTTTTTGGATATTGATGAAAATACTACAATTATTGATATGGGCTCAACAAAAGAGTATATAGTAAAAAGTATTCCAACTAAAATAAGAAAAAATTTTATAGCTGCTCATCCAATGACTGGAACAGAAAAATCAGGACCCAAAGCTGCTATTGATGATTTATATGAAGGTAAAACTGTAGTTTTTTGTGACTTAGAAGATAATGGAAATGTACATGTAAATAGAGCATTTAGGATTTTTCAAGAAATAGGGATGCGAATAGTAGTGATGGATAGTGATCAACACGATATTCATGCATGTTATATTTCACATCTACCGCATATTATCTCTTTTTCATTAGCAAATACGGTAATGGGGCATGAAGATCCAAAATCAATTATTGCACTAGCAGCTGGTGGATTTAAAGATATGAGTAGAATTGCAAAATCAAGTCCTAGAATGTGGAGTGATATTTTTAAACAAAATAGAAAAAATCTTTTAGCTTCTATTGATTTATTTGAAGAACATCTTCAAACTGCAAGAAAAATGGTAGAAGAAGAAAATTATGAAGCCCTAGAAGAGTGGATGAAAAAAGCAAATACTTTACATGAGATACTATAA
- a CDS encoding aspartate kinase, with translation MLKVLKFGGTSVGTLDRIQNVANIIKKIRDEGHDVIAVVSAMSGETNKLIEYAEYYSKTPKLDEIDMLLSSGERVTSALLSIALNEMGLKATSMSGREAGIVTDNAHTKARIEHIDTTGMKKAIKEGNIIIVAGFQGVVQDSLRVSTLGRGGSDLTAVAIAGAIEADVCEIYTDVDGIYTTDPRIEPKAKKLEKISYDEMLELASLGAKVLQNRSVEMAKKLNVNLVSRSSFTPEVEGTLITKEENIMEKPVVSGIALDKNQVRVGMYGVTDRPGIASAIFTALADANINVDMIVQTVGVDGKTDLDFTIPKTDWEICKTVMEKFRPETENIDYNEKICKVSIVGVGMKSHTGVASKAFTALANENINIRIISTSEIKISMIIDEKYAELAVRALHEAYDLDK, from the coding sequence ATGTTAAAAGTACTTAAATTTGGTGGAACAAGTGTTGGTACACTTGATAGAATTCAAAATGTTGCAAATATCATAAAAAAAATAAGAGATGAAGGTCATGATGTTATTGCTGTTGTTTCAGCTATGAGTGGAGAAACAAATAAGTTAATTGAATATGCAGAGTATTATTCAAAAACTCCAAAATTAGATGAAATAGATATGCTTTTAAGTTCAGGAGAAAGAGTTACATCAGCTCTTTTGTCAATTGCATTAAATGAAATGGGATTAAAAGCTACTTCAATGAGTGGAAGAGAAGCTGGAATTGTAACAGATAATGCTCATACAAAAGCTAGAATTGAGCATATTGATACAACAGGAATGAAAAAAGCTATAAAAGAAGGAAACATCATTATAGTTGCAGGTTTTCAAGGTGTTGTTCAAGATAGTTTAAGAGTTTCAACTCTTGGTAGAGGTGGTAGTGACTTAACAGCTGTTGCGATTGCTGGGGCAATTGAAGCTGATGTTTGTGAAATTTATACAGATGTTGATGGTATTTATACAACAGACCCACGAATTGAACCAAAAGCAAAAAAACTTGAAAAAATCTCTTATGATGAAATGTTAGAATTAGCATCATTAGGTGCAAAAGTTTTACAAAATAGATCTGTAGAAATGGCGAAAAAATTAAATGTAAATTTAGTATCAAGAAGCAGCTTTACGCCAGAAGTTGAAGGTACATTAATAACAAAGGAAGAAAATATTATGGAAAAACCAGTTGTAAGTGGAATTGCTTTAGATAAAAATCAAGTAAGAGTGGGAATGTATGGAGTTACTGATAGACCAGGTATTGCTTCAGCTATTTTCACAGCCCTTGCAGATGCAAACATAAATGTTGATATGATCGTTCAAACAGTTGGTGTTGATGGTAAAACAGATTTAGATTTTACTATTCCAAAAACAGATTGGGAAATTTGTAAAACTGTAATGGAAAAATTTAGACCTGAAACAGAAAATATTGATTACAATGAAAAAATTTGTAAAGTTTCAATTGTTGGTGTTGGTATGAAATCTCATACAGGTGTTGCTTCAAAAGCATTTACAGCACTTGCAAATGAAAATATCAATATTAGAATTATTTCTACAAGTGAAATAAAAATCTCTATGATTATTGATGAAAAATATGCTGAACTTGCAGTTAGAGCATTACATGAAGCTTACGATTTGGATAAATAA